From Seriola aureovittata isolate HTS-2021-v1 ecotype China chromosome 20, ASM2101889v1, whole genome shotgun sequence, a single genomic window includes:
- the naa50 gene encoding N-alpha-acetyltransferase 50 isoform X1 has translation MKGSRIELGDVTPHNIKQLKRLNQVIFPVSYNDKFYKDVLEVGELAKLAYFNDIAVGAVCCRVDHSQNQKRLYIMTLGCLAPYRRLGIGTKMLNHVLNICEKDGTFDNIYLHVQISNESAIDFYQKFGFEIIETKKNYYKRIEPADAHVLQKSLRSPCAPPTGELQKAE, from the exons ATGAAAGG TAGCCGGATCGAGCTGGGGGATGTTACGCCCCACAACATTAAGCAGCTGAAACGCCTGAACCAGGTCATCTTCCCTGTGAGCTACAACGACAAGTTTTACAAAGATGTACTGGAAGTGGGAGAGCTTGCAAAGCTAG CATACTTCAATGACATTGCAGTGGGTGCTGTGTGCTGCAGAGTGGACCACTCTCAGAACCAGAAGAGACTGTACATTATGACACTCGGCTGTCTAGCACCCTACCGTAGACTTGGAATTG gtACAAAGATGCTGAATCATGTGCTAAACATCTGTGAGAAGGATGGCACTTTTGACAACATTTACCT TCATGTGCAGATCAGCAATGAGTCAGCCATTGACTTTTACCAGAAGTTTGGCTTTGAGATCATCGAAACAAAAAAGAATTACTACAAGAGGATAGAGCCCGCAGATGCCCATGTGTTGCAGAAGAGCCTGCGCAGCCCATGTGCACCCCCCACCGGAGAGCTTCAGAAGGCAGAGTAG
- the atp6v1ab gene encoding V-type proton ATPase catalytic subunit A — MDMSKLPKIRDEERESQFGYVHGVSGPVVTATAMAGAAMYELVRVGHSELVGEIIRLEGDMATIQVYEETSGVSVGDPVLRTGKPLSVELGPGIMGSIFDGIQRPLKDINDITQSIYIPRGVNIGALNRDLKWEFSPSKSLRVGSHITGGDIYGMVYENSLIRHKIMLPPKNRGTVTYVAPPGNYDVNDVVMELEFEGVKEKFTMVQVWPVRQVRPVTEKLPANHPLLTGQRVLDALFPCVQGGTTAIPGAFGCGKTVISQSLSKYSNSDVIIYVGCGERGNEMSEVLRDFPELTMEVDGKTESIMKRTALVANTSNMPVAAREASIYTGITLSEYFRDMGYNVSMMADSTSRWAEALREISGRLAEMPADSGYPAYLGARLASFYERAGRVKCLGNPEREGSVSIVGAVSPPGGDFSDPVTSATLGIVQVFWGLDKKLAQRKHFPSVNWLISYSKYTRALDEYYDKHFPEFVPLRTKAKEILQEEEDLAEIVQLVGKASLAESDKITLEVAKLIKDDFLQQNGYTPYDRFCPFYKTVGILSNMISFYDMARHAVETTAQSDNKITWAMIREHMGEILYRISSMKFKDPVKDGEAKIKAEYAQLVEDMQNAFRTLEE, encoded by the exons ATGGACATGTCCAAGCTGCCTAAGATCAGggacgaggagagagagagccagtTTGGATATGTTCATGGAGTCTCCGGACCAG TGGTGACAGCTACGGCCATGGCGGGAGCAGCCATGTACGAGCTGGTCCGTGTCGGCCACAGCGAGCTGGTGGGAGAGATCATCAGGCTGGAGGGAGACATGGCCACCATCCAGGTCTACGAGGAGACAT CTGGTGTGTCTGTAGGAGACCCCGTGCTGCGGACGGGGAAGCCTCTCTCCGTCGAGCTGGGTCCAGGAATCATGGGGTCCATCTTTGATGGTATCCAGCGACCCCTGAAGGACATCAATGACATCACACAAAGTATCTACATCCCCAGAGGCGTTAACATCGGAGCCCTCAACCGAGACCTCAAGTGGGAGTTTTCGCCCAGCAAGAGCCTGCGG GTTGGCAGTCACATCACAGGAGGAGACATCTACGGGATGGTGTATGAGAACTCCCTCATCAGGCACAAGATCATGCTGCCCCCCAAAAACAGAGGCACCGTGACCTACGTGGCTCCTCCTGGAAACTACGACGTCAAC GATGTGGTGATGGAGCTGGAGTTTGAGGGGGTGAAGGAGAAGTTCACCATGGTGCAGGTGTGGCCCGTCAGACAAGTGCGGCCTGTCACAGAGAAGCTTCCCGCCAATCACCCGCTGCTGACTGGACAGAGAGTGCTGGACGCCCTTTTCCC ATGTGTGCAGGGAGGAACAACAGCCATCCCAGGAGCCTTTGGTTGTGGTAAGACTGTCATCTCCCAGTCCCTGTCCAAGTACTCCAACAGCGATGTCATCATCTACGTAGGCTGCGGGGAGCGAGGTAACGAGATGTCAGAAGTACTGCGAGACTTCCCCGAG CTGACCATGGAGGTGGATGGGAAGACGGAGAGCATCATGAAGAGAACAGCGCTGGTGGCCAACACCTCCAACATGCCTGTAGCTGCCAGAGAAGCCTCCATCTACACAG GAATCACACTGTCTGAGTACTTCAGAGACATGGGATACAATGTGAGCATGATGGCCGACTCTACCTCCCGTTGGGCCGAGGCCCTCAGGGAGATTTCTGGCCGTCTGGCAGAGATGCCTGCTG ACAGTGGTTATCCTGCTTACTTGGGCGCTCGTCTCGCCTCCTTCTACGAGCGAGCTGGCAGGGTGAAGTGCCTGGGCAACCCTGAGAGAGAGGGCAGCGTCAGCATTGTTGGAGC tgtgtcaCCTCCTGGTGGTGACTTCTCTGACCCCGTTACTTCAGCCACACTTGGTATTGTACAG gtGTTCTGGGGTCTGGATAAGAAGCTGGCTCAGAGGAAGCACTTCCCTTCTGTGAACTGGCTGATCAGCTACAGCAAATACACCCGTGCGCTGGATGAGTATTACGACAAGCACTTCCCTGAATTTGTGCCGCTGCGTACCAAGGCCAAGGAGATcttgcaggaggaggaggacctggCTGAGATCGTGCAGCTTGTTGGAAAG GCATCACTGGCAGAATCAGATAAAATCACCCTGGAAGTGGCCAAACTGATCAAGGACGACTTCCTGCAGCAGAACGGTTACACTCCTTACGACAG GTTCTGTCCCTTCTATAAGACAGTGGGGATTCTCTCCAACATGATTTCTTTCTACGACATGGCCCGGCACGCGGTGGAGACCACGGCTCAGAGCGACAACAAGATCACCTGGGCCATGATCAGGGAGCACATGGGAGAAATCCTCTATAGGATCAGCTCAATGAAATTCAAG
- the naa50 gene encoding N-alpha-acetyltransferase 50 isoform X2: protein MKGRIELGDVTPHNIKQLKRLNQVIFPVSYNDKFYKDVLEVGELAKLAYFNDIAVGAVCCRVDHSQNQKRLYIMTLGCLAPYRRLGIGTKMLNHVLNICEKDGTFDNIYLHVQISNESAIDFYQKFGFEIIETKKNYYKRIEPADAHVLQKSLRSPCAPPTGELQKAE, encoded by the exons ATGAAAGG CCGGATCGAGCTGGGGGATGTTACGCCCCACAACATTAAGCAGCTGAAACGCCTGAACCAGGTCATCTTCCCTGTGAGCTACAACGACAAGTTTTACAAAGATGTACTGGAAGTGGGAGAGCTTGCAAAGCTAG CATACTTCAATGACATTGCAGTGGGTGCTGTGTGCTGCAGAGTGGACCACTCTCAGAACCAGAAGAGACTGTACATTATGACACTCGGCTGTCTAGCACCCTACCGTAGACTTGGAATTG gtACAAAGATGCTGAATCATGTGCTAAACATCTGTGAGAAGGATGGCACTTTTGACAACATTTACCT TCATGTGCAGATCAGCAATGAGTCAGCCATTGACTTTTACCAGAAGTTTGGCTTTGAGATCATCGAAACAAAAAAGAATTACTACAAGAGGATAGAGCCCGCAGATGCCCATGTGTTGCAGAAGAGCCTGCGCAGCCCATGTGCACCCCCCACCGGAGAGCTTCAGAAGGCAGAGTAG